A stretch of the Vigna radiata var. radiata cultivar VC1973A chromosome 7, Vradiata_ver6, whole genome shotgun sequence genome encodes the following:
- the LOC106767037 gene encoding dof zinc finger protein DOF3.4, whose translation MPSSNSGETRRPSKPQTSAGAPPPPEQENLPCPRCESTNTKFCYYNNYNYSQPRHFCKSCRRYWTHGGTLRDIPVGGGSRKNAKRSRTHHTATSSSSSTMTSPQEHALPALAPVQTTQGGSMHFVDGDVNKQNNVNVCGSFTSLLNNSQGNGFLALGGFGLGLGHGFDDMGFGIGRSGWGFPGMVDGANMGSGVPSSGLSPWQLESGEGGFVSGDCFSWPGLAISTPGNGLK comes from the coding sequence ATGCCATCCTCCAACTCCGGCGAGACCCGCCGACCATCCAAGCCTCAGACCTCTGCCGGAGCGCCGCCACCTCCAGAGCAAGAAAACCTCCCCTGCCCCCGTTGTGAGTCAACCAACACTAAGTTCTGCTACTACAACAACTACAACTACTCCCAGCCGCGCCACTTCTGCAAGTCTTGCCGCCGGTATTGGACCCATGGCGGCACCCTCCGCGATATACCCGTCGGCGGTGGCAGTCGCAAGAATGCCAAGCGTTCACGCACCCACCACACTGCCACgtcatcctcctcctccaccatgACTTCACCTCAGGAGCACGCTCTTCCTGCATTGGCCCCTGTCCAAACGACCCAAGGAGGGTCCATGCACTTCGTGGACGGTGACGTTAATAAACAGAATAACGTGAATGTCTGCGGGAGCTTCACCTCTTTGCTGAACAACAGCCAGGGCAATGGGTTTCTCGCCCTCGGCGGGTTTGGACTTGGGCTCGGACACGGGTTCGATGATATGGGCTTTGGGATTGGCAGGTCGGGCTGGGGCTTCCCCGGAATGGTGGATGGTGCCAACATGGGCAGCGGCGTTCCCTCCTCTGGATTGAGCCCGTGGCAGTTAGAGAGTGGCGAAGGTGGGTTTGTTAGTGGAGACTGTTTTTCGTGGCCTGGGCTTGCCATTTCCACACCAGGGAATGGTCTCAAATGA